GATCGAACGCACTTACCGCGCCGGCGAACGTTTCACCGAGGTGCGCCTGGAGCGCCGCCCGTTGCAGTACCTGTACAGTGACGGGCACCTGTACCATTTCATGGACAACAGCTCCTACGAGCAGTTCCCGGTGTCCGCCGATGTGCTGGGCGACCAGGTGAAATACCTCAAGGAGAACCTCGAAGTCAGCGGTCTGTTCCAGGAGACCGGCGAAATTCTGGAAATCGAGTTGCCGTTCTTCGTCGACCTGAAGATCGTGGAAACTGATCCCGGTCTGCGCGGCGACACGGCCAGCGGCGGGGGCAAACCCGCGCGCCTGGAATCCGGCGCCGTGGTCAACGTGCCACTGTTCCTGAATATCGGCGATGTCATCAAGGTCGACCGCCGGACCAACATGTACCTGGAGCGTGCCTGAGTCCCGCAGAGAGCCCGCACTCAGCGGATCGATCACAATGAACCCAGAGGGGACGAACCCAATGGATGTCAGATATCTCAAGAAACTGATCCAGTTGGTCGAAACGAGCGGGATCAGTGAGCTGGAGATCGAGGACGGCGGAACGAAAGTGCGGATCGGCAAGGGACAGGTGGCCGGAGTCCCGTACCAGGC
Above is a window of bacterium DNA encoding:
- the efp gene encoding elongation factor P, translated to MASTADFRGGMVLNIDGDLYAIVEFQHVKPGKGGAFVRTKLKKVKTGQVIERTYRAGERFTEVRLERRPLQYLYSDGHLYHFMDNSSYEQFPVSADVLGDQVKYLKENLEVSGLFQETGEILEIELPFFVDLKIVETDPGLRGDTASGGGKPARLESGAVVNVPLFLNIGDVIKVDRRTNMYLERA